In Aedes albopictus strain Foshan chromosome 3, AalbF5, whole genome shotgun sequence, the following are encoded in one genomic region:
- the LOC134290832 gene encoding uncharacterized protein LOC134290832, translating into MPETDRFDCQLCDLANNIDDMVQCEGCGKWFHFGCVGFDDGKKEDHWKCQECAAKTTFGGSDGDCSAQVSSGHRQTDDSSRGTEAIGGLARLNLKLLEERKAVLLREIELQQAAQLEQRKLQLEKEVWKARYDIVNARSESTSGEGNIGGLGDWMNRLDQVAVRQNQLVLAPASTETVATTMSGTRLQHSATGGMKSTPQATSSLPAVASLFGGELGPVSQPISTAISTQVNLQQSHLPASVHPMGQTTSFTHEFQPGGGANRPGSSTPITTANWINPVTGLTSSTQCLPPSISSVGQFVSYPGQSGHVSQPYQVTSSLSNFAPVGQVAYSQYANCSVGPIYPQMSTINAHTSYAPFPLPTSLPQPHPHISQAPFGAQVIPVANIDNSAPTSRQLAARHVMPKELPVFSGNSEEWPMFFSAFNTSTEACGYSNVENLGRLQRCLKGGALEAVRSRLLLPTSVPQVMQTLQLLYGRPEQIIYALLQKVREVPVPKADNLCTVVAFGMAVQNFCEHLEAAGQVLHFSNPVLLQELVDKLPANLKLEWVTFKRQFAVADLRVFSRYMANLVSAAAEVTLTLDPRGSKPKREEKQKGFVNAHATPPGAAMSVKPTVESTKAVSSITCLVCGDPDHRVKECKVFKKMDPDDRWKTVRDHFLCRICLGKHGRKPCRSAARCDVQGCQMRHHPLLHSYSASPSTPAKPTPQGSETVPRSIPTEGVNAHHTQSSTLFRMLPVRLFSKGKSIETLAFIDEGSSVTLLEKGIADALQAEGTEMRLCLTWTSNISREEEGSRQVEVEISGIGGGKRYPLKDVRTVESLALPVQTLRYNELADRFEHLRKLPVTDFESTAPGILIGAKNTHLTATQQIREGRVGEPIAAKTRLGWAIYGSMPNGTNFASCNLHICGCDSDNSLHELVKQYFTVENVGVSMDRSPESDEDKRARTLLEKTTRRVEGGFETGLLWRYEHVEFPDNYAMAARRLRCLEKRFIADPTLFENVQRQIAQYQQKGYIHEATEEELATADPRRLWYLPVGIVRNPKKPNKIRIVWDAAATVDGVSLNSMLLKGPDLVQPLPDVLCGFRERKVAVVGDIMEMFHQLKIRLEDRYSQLFLWPGDPGNSPKTFVIDVATFGSTSSPCSAQYVKNVNAIEHAEEYPRAVQAIVRRHYVDDYLQSFDSEEEACQVVEEVKLVHRRGGFTIRNWLSNSSTVLRRVGETEAASMKIVSENSQIERVLGMQWKAIEDVLVFSSEIDVETVIPTKRSILRCVMSQFDPLGLLSHFLIHGRVIIQDIWRTKAGWDDAVDEQILLRWRSWTAKFKELEEVRIPRAYFPGVTASDIEDLQLHVFVDGSETAYACAAYFRATIQGKYHCALVGGKAKVAPIKALSIPRLELQAALIGCRLMKTLCNSHSLPISQRVFWTDSKTVLAWIHSDHRRYRQFVACRIGEILSKSNAVEWRYVPSKANVADDGTKWASGPNLKTDSRWFRGPDFLWKSEELWPRQTEPEATTVEIRPCNVHLTVEHYEVVEWSRFSKFERLKRTVAYIYRFADNCRRKATKLPLQSSHITNEELNKAENALWRLAQQDAYPEEMVELQKAKEGQKPKLNRTSRIYKLSPFIDECDVVRMDTRIVGAIFVPFDTKYPIILPKGHRLTKLVVEWYHRLYLHANNETVINEVRQRFHVPCLRALVRNLTKTCMQCKISKAKPLCPREAPLPKARLSPYTRPFSYVGLDYFGPIQVRIGRSLVKRWVALFTCLTIRAVHLEVVHSLSTEACKMAIRRFVVRRGAPLEIRSDNGTNFLGASHELQQQIREMNQELSAVFTNVVTKWVFNPPSAPHMGGSWERLVRSIKIAFSSLSTTRNPDDETLLTLMIEAEGIVNSRPLTFVPLESESQAALTPNHFLLLSSQGVSQPPMAIPDHPESLRTNWRLTTNLVNQFWHRWVREYLPTIAGRTKWYGEAKEPKVGDLAVVVDPSVRNGWLRGRILSAITGRDGRCRQVLVKTSGGVLRRPVTKVAILDVKAADDGGSGNAVPPEVMDLHYGSGDVGGNPTPLSPNSAQPCNLSPTLTIRSAVKH; encoded by the coding sequence ATGCCGGAGACCGACCGCTTCGACTGCCAGCTGTGCGATCTGGCCAACAATATCGACGACATGGTCCAGTGCGAAGGCTGCGGTAAGTGGTTCCACTTTGGATGTGTGGGCTTCGACGACGGCAAGAAAGAGGACCACTGGAAGTGCCAGGAATGTGCCGCGAAAACCACTTTCGGCGGCTCCGATGGAGACTGCAGTGCTCAGGTCAGCAGCGGGCACCGACAGACCGACGATTCCTCTCGGGGAACAGAAGCTATTGGGGGACTCGCACGACTTAACCTCAAACTGCTGGAGGAGCGAAAAGCCGTCCTGCTTAGGGAGATCGAACTACAGCAGGCGGCGCAGCTCGAACAACGAAAATTGCAGTTGGAAAAGGAGGTGTGGAAGGCGCGGTACGATATCGTGAATGCAAGGAGTGAATCAACCAGCGGTGAAGGAAACATCGGCGGTCTTGGAGACTGGATGAATCGATTGGACCAGGTTGCTGTCCGCCAGAACCAGCTAGTTTTGGCACCGGCGAGTACAGAGACGGTTGCGACTACGATGTCCGGAACAAGACTGCAACATTCCGCCACTGGAGGGATGAAATCCACCCCGCAAGCCACTTCATCATTACCGGCCGTCGCATCGCTCTTCGGGGGCGAATTAGGTCCAGTTTCCCAGCCGATTTCTACTGCGATCTCAACACAAGTGAACCTGCAACAAAGCCACCTACCTGCAAGCGTGCATCCGATGGGACAAACTACAAGCTTTACGCACGAATTCCAGCCTGGAGGAGGAGCAAACCGTCCGGGATCATCGACGCCGATCACCACAGCAAATTGGATCAATCCAGTGACGGGTCTCACCAGCTCCACCCAGTGTCTGCCACCATCGATCAGCTCAGTTGGTCAGTTTGTCAGCTATCCGGGACAATCCGGGCACGTAAGCCAACCATACCAGGTAACAAGTAGCTTAAGCAATTTTGCTCCAGTAGGTCAGGTAGCTTATTCGCAGTATGCAAATTGTAGCGTAGGGCCAATTTATCCCCAAATGAGCACAATAAATGCACACACGTCCTACGCTCCCTTCCCCCTCCCAACAAGCCTTCCTCAACCGCACCCACATATTTCGCAAGCACCATTTGGTGCCCAAGTGATTCCTGTCGCGAATATCGATAATTCAGCACCGACATCTCGTCAACTCGCGGCGCGACACGTTATGCCGAAAGAGCTTCCAGTGTTTAGTGGCAATTCGGAAGAGTGGCCTATGTTCTTCAGTGCTTTCAACACCTCCACGGAAGCGTGTGGTTACAGCAACGTGGAGAATCTCGGCCGGCTCCAGCGGTGCCTGAAAGGTGGGGCCTTGGAGGCAGTTCGCAGCCGTTTGCTGCTGCCTACATCGGTGCCACAAGTGATGCAGACTTTGCAGTTGCTGTACGGGCGCCCGGAGCAAATAATCTACGCACTGCTTCAGAAGGTACGAGAGGTTCCGGTACCGAAAGCCGATAATTTGTGTACTGTAGTGGCCTTTGGGATGGCAGTGCAGAACTTCTGCGAGCATCTGGAGGCAGCGGGACAAGTGCTACATTTTTCGAACCCGGTTCTACTCCAGGAGCTCGTGGATAAGCTTCCAGCGAATCTCAAGTTAGAGTGGGTAACATTCAAGCGGCAGTTTGCGGTGGCTGACCTTCGTGTATTCAGCCGATACATGGCCAATCTGGTGTCTGCGGCCGCTGAAGTCACACTCACCCTGGACCCGAGAGGATCAAAACCGAAAAGGGAAGAAAAGCAGAAAGGTTTCGTCAACGCTCACGCTACACCACCCGGTGCAGCGATGTCCGTGAAGCCAACAGTGGAGTCTACGAAGGCAGTATCGTCGATCACCTGTCTGGTCTGTGGAGATCCGGATCATCGAGTGAAGGAGTGTAAAGTCTTCAAGAAGATGGATCCTGACGACCGTTGGAAAACTGTTCGAGACCATTTCCTGTGCCGGATCTGCCTCGGGAAGCATGGTAGAAAGCCATGTCGATCCGCAGCCCGATGTGACGTGCAGGGCTGTCAAATGCGCCATCATCCGCTTCTACACAGTTACTCGGCAAGTCCGTCGACCCCGGCCAAGCCGACACCACAAGGGAGCGAGACGGTGCCACGCAGCATCCCTACCGAAGGCGTAAACGCTCATCACACCCAGAGCTCCACGCTGTTCCGCATGTTGCCGGTTCGACTGTTCAGCAAGGGCAAGAGCATCGAAACACTAGCTTTTATCGATGAAGGGTCGTCCGTCACGCTTCTGGAGAAGGGCATAGCGGACGCTTTGCAGGCTGAAGGAACGGAAATGCGTCTTTGCCTAACCTGGACGAGCAATATCAGCCGAGAAGAGGAAGGTTCGCGCCAAGTGGAAGTAGAGATTTCCGGAATAGGAGGAGGCAAACGGTATCCGCTGAAGGATGTCAGAACCGTAGAATCCTTGGCATTGCCGGTACAGACGCTGCGATACAACGAGCTCGCCGACCGGTTCGAACACCTACGAAAGCTGCCGGTCACGGACTTCGAATCTACGGCTCCAGGAATACTCATTGGAGCGAAGAACACGCACCTCACAGCCACTCAACAAATACGAGAAGGTCGCGTAGGAGAACCGATCGCGGCGAAGACCCGCCTCGGATGGGCTATCTACGGATCAATGCCAAACGGGACAAATTTCGCGAGTTGCAATCTGCACATTTGTGGCTGCGATTCTGATAACAGTCTGCACGAGCTAGTGAAGCAGTACTTCACGGTGGAGAATGTAGGCGTTTCGATGGATCGAAGTCCTGAATCAGACGAAGACAAGCGGGCAAGGACTCTACTGGAGAAAACAACGAGGCGAGTCGAAGGCGGATTCGAGACCGGGCTTCTGTGGCGCTACGAACACGTAGAGTTTCCCGATAACTACGCCATGGCTGCACGACGATTACGCTGCTTGGAAAAGCGGTTCATTGCCGATCCAACCTTATTCGAGAACGTCCAGCGTCAGATAGCGCAGTATCAGCAGAAGGGCTACATCCACGAGGCGACGGAGGAGGAGCTGGCGACGGCCGACCCAAGACGGTTGTGGTACCTTCCTGTCGGAATAGTGCGGAACCCGAAGAAGCCAAACAAGATTCGGATCGTGTGGGACGCAGCGGCAACGGTGGATGGTGTTTCCCTGAACAGCATGTTGCTGAAAGGACCAGATCTGGTTCAACCATTGCCGGATGTTCTCTGCGGATTTCGGGAACGGAAAGTAGCAGTGGTGGGAGATATTATGGAAATGTTCCATCAACTGAAGATCCGCCTAGAAGACCGATACAGTCAGCTTTTTCTCTGGCCCGGTGATCCCGGGAATTCTCCAAAGACATTCGTAATCGACGTAGCGACATTCGGCTCCACCAGCTCCCCATGCTCGGCGCAATACGTGAAAAACGTTAACGCAATCGAACACGCAGAGGAATACCCGAGAGCAGTGCAGGCGATTGTGCGCCGACATTACGTTGACGATTATCTGCAGAGCTTCGACAGCGAGGAAGAAGCGTGTCAGGTTGTAGAAGAGGTCAAATTAGTACATCGGCGTGGCGGATTCACCATTCGCAACTGGCTCTCGAACTCGTCGACAGTTCTCAGACGGGTCGGGGAAACCGAGGCCGCTTCAATGAAGATCGTCAGCGAAAACTCTCAGATAGAACGTGTACTGGGCATGCAGTGGAAGGCAATTGAGGACGTACTCGTGTTCTCCAGCGAAATCGACGTGGAGACAGTCATTCCGACCAAGCGAAGCATCCTGCGGTGCGTGATGAGCCAGTTCGATCCGCTGGGGCTTCTTTCCCACTTCCTCATCCATGGTCGCGTTATTATCCAGGATATCTGGCGTACGAAAGCTGGATGGGACGACGCGGTGGATGAGCAGATCCTGCTGCGATGGCGTTCATGGACCGCTAAGTTCAAGGAGCTGGAAGAGGTGCGAATACCACGCGCCTATTTCCCGGGCGTGACAGCGTCCGACATTGAAGATCTGCAGCTCCACGTTTTCGTCGATGGCAGTGAGACTGCCTATGCGTGCGCCGCCTATTTTAGGGCCACTATTCAAGGAAAGTATCATTGCGCACTCGTCGGAGGAAAAGCGAAAGTTGCACCGATAAAAGCTCTCTCGATTCCGAGGTTGGAACTCCAGGCCGCATTGATAGGCTGCAGGCTTATGAAAACTCTTTGCAACAGTCATAGCCTGCCGATATCGCAGCGAGTGTTTTGGACCGACTCGAAGACCGTGCTCGCCTGGATCCATTCCGACCACCGCCGCTACCGACAGTTTGTTGCCTGCAGAATAGGAGAGATTCTCTCCAAGTCCAATGCCGTAGAGTGGCGATACGTTCCATCGAAGGCCAATGTTGCAGACGATGGCACGAAGTGGGCCAGTGGACCGAATCTGAAAACCGACAGCCGTTGGTTTAGAGGACCGGATTTCCTGTGGAAGTCTGAGGAGCTGTGGCCACGTCAGACTGAACCCGAAGCAACAACCGTCGAGATCAGGCCGTGCAACGTTCACCTTACGGTGGAGCATTACGAAGTCGTCGAATGGAGCCGCTTCTCTAAATTCGAAAGGCTAAAACGGACTGTTGCCTACATCTATCGCTTCGCAGACAACTGCCGGCGGAAGGCGACGAAGCTGCCGTTACAGAGCTCGCATATCACCAACGAGGAACTCAACAAAGCTGAAAACGCACTGTGGCGGCTAGCGCAGCAAGACGCGTACCCTGAAGAGATGGTTGAGCTACAGAAAGCGAAGGAAGGACAGAAGCCGAAACTGAACCGAACCAGCCGGATCTACAAGTTGTCTCCGTTCATCGACGAGTGTGACGTAGTCCGAATGGACACCCGAATCGTTGGAGCGATTTTCGTACCGTTTGACACCAAATACCCAATAATTCTTCCGAAAGGACACCGCCTGACCAAGCTGGTCGTCGAGTGGTACCATCGGCTCTACTTGCACGCAAACAATGAGACGGTCATCAATGAAGTACGACAGCGCTTCCATGTTCCCTGCCTGCGTGCACTGGTGCGGAATCTGACGAAGACTTGTATGCAGTGTAAGATCTCCAAGGCCAAACCGTTGTGTCCGCGTGAGGCCCCACTACCGAAGGCCCGCCTTAGTCCGTACACCCGCCCTTTCAGCTACGTTGGGCTGGACTACTTCGGCCCCATTCAGGTCAGGATCGGACGCTCCTTGGTCAAACGGTGGGTGGCGCTTTTTACGTGCCTCACCATCCGGGCCGTTCACCTGGAAGTGGTGCATTCCCTGTCCACCGAGGCTTGTAAGATGGCGATTCGGCGGTTCGTCGTGCGACGAGGCGCGCCCCTAGAAATCAGAAGCGATAACGGTACCAATTTCCTGGGTGCCAGCCACGAGTTACAGCAGCAGATCAGAGAGATGAATCAGGAACTGTCAGCCGTCTTCACCAACGTAGTTACCAAGTGGGTGTTCAACCCGCCGTCAGCCCCGCACATGGGTGGATCATGGGAGAGGCTTGTCAGGTCAATCAAAATAGCCTTTTCCAGCCTCTCGACCACCAGAAATCCCGATGACGAGACTCTTCTCACGTTGATGATCGAAGCGGAAGGAATAGTCAATTCCAGACCACTGACGTTCGTACCGCTGGAGTCAGAATCTCAGGCAGCCCTTACTCCAAACCACTTTTTGCTGCTAAGTTCGCAGGGAGTTTCTCAACCTCCGatggctattccagatcatccagAGTCCTTAAGGACGAACTGGCGATTGACGACGAACCTGGTGAATCAATTCTGGCATCGTTGGGTGCGGGAGTACCTTCCGACTATCGCTGGACGTACTAAATGGTACGGAGAGGCCAAGGAGCCGAAAGTCGGAGATCTAGCTGTCGTCGTTGATCCATCGGTTCGGAACGGATGGCTGCGTGGGCGGATTCTTTCCGCTATTACAGGACGAGACGGACGGTGCAGACAAGTTTTAGTGAAAACCAGTGGAGGAGTGCTGCGGCGGCCTGTTACGAAGGTTGCTATCCTGGACGTCAAGGCAGCGGATGATGGAGGTAGCGGTAACGCAGTGCCACCGGAAGTGATGGACCTGCATTACGGGTCGGGGGATGTTGGGGGCAACCCTACGCCACTGTCCCCTAATAGCGCGCAGCCCTGTAACTTGTCACCGACACTTACAATCAGATCAGCTGTCAAACACTGA